One stretch of Oncorhynchus masou masou isolate Uvic2021 chromosome 9, UVic_Omas_1.1, whole genome shotgun sequence DNA includes these proteins:
- the LOC135546703 gene encoding WD repeat-containing protein 53-like — translation MASRQWCEGHSTPVLCVGASGGPEGLLASGSEEGEVTVWNQEGTVLARLRLPSGDDVTSAVFSPAAPGLLYVSHGETVSVLDPRSLKGAVEELQGAGEEEINSLALNETGSALAVADDSGVVRVLGLPGGQVNRTLRRHTNIVSSVAFRPLRPNNLVSAGLDMQVMLWSLQKTRPVWTLNLQEVAEEEEAHQHKAGQLFNPPLAHCVSVATCGNVLACAAEDGRVHLMRIGSGSKLDQRGAIKAHSQGASQAHFLSFLPHPYWLATGGNDGIVALWDLSQNPVVTVEDKGKPQAAPVHRRRPNARAKAKLQAKPQQAKDETKKEREEVEEGSSVDQLPGTEEALKSGPKLSFSHGDKVNWVCPTLLRGEPSLVVADQSPNLSVYSLAGL, via the exons ATGGCCAGCAGGCAGTGGTGTGAGGGTCACTCCACCCCAGTGCTGTGTGTGGGGGCCTCTGGGGGTCCGGAGGGTCTCCTAGCCTCTGGCTCAGAGGAGGGTGAGGTAACAGTGTGGAACCAGGAGGGAACGGTGTTAGCTCGTCTCCGTCTGCCCAGCGGGGATGATGTGACCAGCGCTGTGTTCTCGCCGGCGGCTCCAGGCCTGTTGTATGTGTCCCACGGAGAGACGGTGAGCGTATTGGACCCTAGGAGCCTAAAGGGGGCGGTAGAGGAGCTACAGGgtgcgggagaggaggagatcaaCTCTCTGGCTCTGAATGAGACAGGCTCAGCTCTGGCCGTGGCTGATGACTCAGGGGTGGTGAGGGTGCTAGGGTTGCCGGGGGGTCAAGTAAACAGGACGCTCCGCAGACACACCAACATCGTCTCATCTGTGGCTTTCCGCCCTCTCAGGCCCAACAACTTGGTCTCAGCCGGGCTCGACATGCAG GTGATGTTGTGGAGCCTACAGAAGACACGCCCTGTCTGGACCCTCAACCTGCAGGAAGTggctgaggaagaggaggccCATCAGCACAAAGCTGGTCAGCTCTTCAACCCACCTCTGGCCCACTGCGTCTCTGTAGCGACCTGCGGGAACGTTTTGGCCTGCGCCGCCGAGGACGGACGTGTGCACCTGATGCGGATCGGCAGTGGCTCCAAACTGGACCAACGGGGGGCCATCAAGGCCCACAGCCAGGGAGCCTCACAGGCCCACTTCCTCAGCTTCTTACCCCACCCATACTGGCTGGCTACTGGGGGCAACGACGGCATAGTGGCCCTCTGGGACCTCAGTCAGAACCCGGTAGTTACTGTTGAGGATAAGGGCAAGCCACAGGCAGCGCCAGTCCACCGCAGGAGACCCAATGCCAGGGCTAAAGCCAAACTCCAGGCCAAGCCCCAGCAGGCAAAAGATGAGActaagaaggagagggaggaggtggaggagggcaGCAGTGTAGATCAGTTACCAGGCACAGAGGAGGCCCTGAAGTCAGGACCTAAACTCAGCTTCAGCCATGGGGACAAGGTGAACTGGGTGTGTCCCACTCTGCTGAGAGGGGAACCCAGCCTGGTGGTGGCTGACCAGAgccctaacctgtctgtctactctTTGGCCGGTCTATAG
- the LOC135546706 gene encoding P2Y purinoceptor 13-like, which translates to MNGSQSNLSLKCVRDTSVTAVVFPCLYSALFLFALVLNCLAAWIFFNIRSTTTFVVYLKNVVVADLLMTLSIPVKVLSDANVGSWRLRAFYCRYSAVLFYTTMYISILLLGLISLDRYLKIVRPFGKCALQRVGVGQALSVAVWAVMVSLALPNTILSDRTPPSRGRLNCTSLKGEAGMLWHKGFNYFCQVVFWGTLALMLLCYTFISRKVYESYRASRSGSNAASRRTKAKVFVVVVVFFVCFAPFHFIRVPYTLTQTQKTATHCWVQKALYVAKETTLWLCATNVCLDPLIYVFLCRVFRNRLTDVLNRKPHPQGALESPTATSTHLEMSQMANNRMLDVSLA; encoded by the exons ATGAACGGCAGCCAATCAAACCTGTCTCTGAAGTGTGTGCGTGACACCAGCGTGACGGCGGTGGTCTTCCCCTGTCTCTACAGCGCCCTCTTCCTGTTTGCGCTGGTACTCAACTGCCTGGCTGCATGGATCTTCTTCAACATCCGCAGCACCACCACCTTCGTGGTCTACCTGAAGAACGTG GTGGTGGCAGACCTGCTGATGACCCTGTCCATCCCGGTGAAGGTCCTCTCGGACGCCAACGTGGGCTCCTGGCGTCTGCGTGCGTTCTACTGTCGCTACTCCGCCGTCCTCTTCTACACCACCATGTACATCAGCATCCTGCTCCTGGGGCTCATCAGCCTGGACCGCTACCTCAAGATAGTCAGGCCCTTTGGGAAGTGCGCCCTCCAGAGGGTCGGGGTGGGACAGGCCTTGAGTGTGGCCGTCTGGGCAGTGATGGTGTCTCTGGCTCTGCCCAATACCATTCTGAGTGACCGCACACCGCCTTCTCGTGGTCGGCTGAACTGTACCTCTCTAAAGGGTGAGGCCGGTATGCTGTGGCACAAGGGCTTCAACTACTTCTGCCAG GTGGTGTTTTGGGGAACACTGGCTCTGATGCTGTTGTGTTACACCTTCATCAGTCGTAAAGTCTACGAGTCCTACAGAGCCTCGCGTAGTGGCTCCAATGCGGCCAGCCGCAGGACCAAGGCCAAAGtctttgtggtggtggtggtgtttttCGTTTGTTTCGCCCCTTTTCATTTCATCAGAGTGCCCTACACTCTTACCCAGACCCAAAAAACAGCCACCCACTGCTGGGTGCAGAAGGCGCTCTACGTTGCCAAGGAGACCACTCTCTGGCTCTGTGCCACTAACGTGTGTCTGGACCCGTTGATCTATGTGTTCCTGTGCAGGGTGTTCCGGAATAGATTGACAGACGTGCTCAATCGCAAGCCCCACCCCCAGGGTGCTTTGGAGTCGCCCACGGCAACCTCTACACATTTGGAGATGTCACAGATGGCGAATAACAGAATGCTGGATGTCAGCTTGGCCTAG